A region of Acidimicrobiales bacterium DNA encodes the following proteins:
- a CDS encoding holo-ACP synthase: MIGIGVDLVEVERMRTTLARTPGVARRLFTDDERAYCERRRDPTERYAARFAAKEAVMKALGVGLGAFGFHDVEVVKARSGDPSVRLSGKAATLAAERGVREWRLTLTHTASLAEAIAVAL, translated from the coding sequence GTGATCGGCATCGGCGTCGACCTGGTCGAGGTCGAGCGGATGCGAACCACCCTCGCCCGCACTCCCGGGGTGGCACGCCGGTTGTTCACCGACGACGAGCGGGCGTACTGCGAACGGCGCCGGGACCCGACCGAGCGCTACGCCGCCCGGTTCGCCGCCAAGGAGGCGGTCATGAAGGCCCTTGGGGTGGGGCTCGGGGCGTTCGGCTTCCACGACGTGGAGGTCGTGAAGGCCCGCTCCGGCGACCCGTCGGTCCGCTTGTCGGGCAAGGCCGCCACCCTGGCGGCCGAACGAGGCGTGCGCGAGTGGCGCTTGACGTTGACGCACACGGCGTCGCTCGCGGAGGCCATCGCCGTCGCGCTCTGA
- the alr gene encoding alanine racemase, translated as MTRPTRAEVDLGAIAHNMGVLRAASGHGSVCAVVKAGGYGHGAVEVARAALGAGAAMLGVATIEEGVELRDAGIDERILLLSEPPHGALDAAVAYSLRPTLYTRGGVAAAVAAVRGSRRAEPLPVHLKVDTGMRRVGAAPGDLGGLAAAVESAPELGLEGVFTHLAVADEPDRDFTATQLARFDAALAALDRAGIRPRIRHAANSAGTFCHPGSRYDLVRCGISLYGLAPAAALAGRPGVADLRPALRLRSEVAFTKRVAAGEGISYGLRYAPARDATVATVPIGYADGVPRLLSARGGEVLIGGVAHPIAGTVTMDQITVDCGDHPVNVGDEVVLIGTQGSTTIGADDWATALDTISYEVVCGISSRVPRRYG; from the coding sequence GTGACGCGCCCGACGCGCGCCGAAGTCGACCTTGGCGCGATCGCCCACAACATGGGCGTGCTGCGCGCCGCGTCGGGGCACGGCTCGGTGTGTGCCGTCGTCAAAGCGGGCGGCTACGGCCATGGCGCGGTCGAGGTCGCGAGAGCCGCCCTCGGCGCAGGGGCCGCCATGTTGGGGGTGGCCACCATCGAGGAAGGGGTCGAGCTGCGCGACGCGGGGATCGACGAGCGGATCCTGTTGCTGAGCGAGCCACCGCACGGCGCGCTCGACGCAGCTGTCGCGTACTCGTTGCGTCCCACGTTGTACACACGCGGCGGAGTGGCCGCCGCAGTCGCGGCGGTCCGTGGCAGTCGTCGCGCCGAACCGTTGCCGGTCCACTTGAAGGTCGACACCGGCATGCGGCGAGTCGGTGCGGCTCCTGGCGATCTCGGCGGCCTCGCAGCGGCCGTCGAGTCGGCGCCGGAGCTCGGCCTCGAAGGCGTGTTCACCCACTTGGCCGTCGCCGACGAGCCCGATCGCGACTTCACCGCCACGCAGCTCGCACGGTTCGACGCGGCGCTGGCGGCGCTCGACCGTGCCGGCATCCGGCCTCGCATCCGCCATGCCGCCAACTCGGCGGGCACGTTCTGCCACCCCGGGAGTCGCTACGACCTGGTGCGCTGCGGCATCAGCTTGTACGGCCTCGCGCCTGCCGCGGCGCTGGCCGGCCGGCCCGGTGTCGCCGACCTGCGCCCCGCCTTGCGCCTCCGGTCCGAGGTGGCCTTCACCAAGCGCGTGGCCGCGGGGGAGGGCATCTCTTATGGTCTGCGGTACGCACCTGCACGTGACGCCACGGTGGCCACCGTGCCGATCGGCTACGCCGATGGCGTGCCCCGCCTGCTGTCGGCCCGCGGTGGCGAGGTCCTCATCGGTGGCGTGGCCCACCCGATCGCCGGCACGGTGACCATGGACCAGATCACCGTCGACTGCGGCGACCACCCGGTCAACGTGGGTGACGAGGTGGTGTTGATCGGCACGCAGGGCTCGACAACGATCGGCGCGGACGACTGGGCCACCGCGCTGGACACGATCTCCTACGAGGTCGTGTGCGGCATCAGCTCCCGGGTGCCGCGACGCTACGGATAG
- a CDS encoding alpha/beta hydrolase, with protein MPAAAPPTLVPLPDGRRLAVDDVGTPDGKPVVFLHGSPSCRLGRPPLDAEVAGAGVRLVAPDRPGLGASDADPHATAATFARDLAAALAHLGVERFDVVAWSAGALAALAVAADVELGPRVGRVTLAAGLVPAEAFDDPALRRRVTDSRGGMLDTVDELGADETAALVAPMMVPYPCSLDDARTHLETIRDHAEAAEIAAVPGGTDQSTASLVEAVRQGLDGIERELVVQLSPLGVDLGLVAAPVRLVYGSADLVCPPAFGEWFLGHLPHARLEVLAGASHGLPYPHWLELLTSSPIPG; from the coding sequence ATGCCTGCCGCGGCGCCTCCGACTCTCGTTCCGCTCCCCGACGGGCGGCGGCTCGCGGTCGACGACGTGGGGACACCCGACGGGAAACCCGTGGTGTTCCTGCACGGAAGCCCCAGTTGCCGGCTCGGTCGGCCGCCGCTCGACGCCGAAGTGGCCGGCGCGGGGGTGCGGCTGGTAGCCCCGGACCGTCCCGGCCTGGGCGCCTCCGACGCTGATCCGCACGCCACCGCGGCCACGTTCGCCCGCGACTTGGCGGCCGCGCTCGCGCACTTGGGTGTGGAGCGCTTCGACGTTGTCGCGTGGTCCGCCGGCGCGCTCGCGGCGCTCGCGGTCGCGGCCGACGTCGAGCTGGGTCCACGAGTCGGGCGCGTCACCCTCGCTGCGGGGCTGGTTCCCGCTGAGGCCTTCGACGACCCGGCGTTGCGTCGACGGGTCACCGACAGCCGTGGCGGCATGCTCGACACGGTCGACGAGCTCGGTGCGGACGAAACCGCTGCCCTGGTCGCACCGATGATGGTGCCGTATCCCTGCTCGCTCGACGACGCCCGCACCCACCTCGAGACGATCCGTGACCACGCCGAGGCCGCCGAGATCGCCGCCGTCCCGGGTGGGACCGACCAGAGCACGGCTTCGCTCGTCGAAGCGGTCCGCCAAGGGCTGGACGGCATCGAGCGCGAGCTGGTGGTCCAGCTCAGCCCCCTCGGCGTCGACCTCGGCCTGGTCGCGGCGCCGGTGCGGCTGGTGTACGGCTCCGCCGACCTCGTCTGCCCCCCGGCGTTCGGCGAATGGTTCCTTGGCCACTTGCCACACGCCCGGCTCGAAGTGCTGGCCGGCGCGAGCCACGGCCTGCCGTACCCCCACTGGCTCGAACTGCTGACGAGCTCGCCGATCCCGGGCTAG
- a CDS encoding alpha/beta hydrolase gives MKRSQLIGIGAAAAAAAVGAAVLTHRSVTKLRARTNPELDPLYDLPADVVHHQIPTRDAAVIHAIERGEGRPLLLIHGITLQASVWSPQLHQLSDRFRVIAVDVRGHGRSTVGSDGVGREVAARDVAEVLAHFDLREAVVVGHSMGGMILMEFAGDHPDVLAERVAGLVFMDTAAFQILPPLVQPVGKAMGRRLVGRVEAGKPVPQRQIGDDDMSWFMTRLAFGADPPAKAVDQVRRFLAEVPQSTSLPSGVDLLDHDARDALAATATPSLVLVGSRDLLTPVWAARRIATFLPDARLEVLPGAGHQLMQERPFEVAELLDAFVARIGAAPPRPLVDSVANSATNGQSGAR, from the coding sequence ATGAAGCGCAGCCAGCTCATCGGCATCGGGGCGGCCGCAGCCGCCGCCGCGGTTGGGGCCGCGGTGTTGACCCACCGGTCGGTGACGAAGCTCCGGGCGCGGACGAATCCCGAGCTCGATCCCTTGTACGACCTGCCTGCCGATGTCGTGCACCACCAGATCCCGACCCGAGACGCTGCGGTGATCCACGCGATCGAACGCGGGGAGGGCCGCCCCCTGCTGCTCATCCACGGCATCACGTTGCAAGCGTCGGTCTGGTCGCCCCAGCTCCACCAGCTCTCCGACCGCTTCCGAGTGATCGCTGTCGACGTGCGCGGCCACGGCCGTTCGACCGTCGGTTCCGACGGGGTCGGCCGGGAGGTGGCGGCACGCGACGTGGCCGAGGTCCTTGCGCACTTCGACCTGCGCGAGGCCGTCGTGGTCGGCCACTCGATGGGCGGAATGATCCTGATGGAGTTCGCGGGCGATCATCCCGACGTGCTCGCCGAACGGGTCGCGGGGCTGGTGTTCATGGACACTGCGGCGTTCCAGATCCTGCCGCCGCTGGTGCAACCGGTCGGCAAGGCGATGGGCCGGCGGCTCGTGGGACGGGTCGAGGCCGGTAAACCGGTGCCCCAGCGCCAGATCGGCGACGACGACATGTCGTGGTTCATGACGCGGCTGGCGTTCGGCGCCGACCCGCCGGCCAAGGCCGTCGACCAGGTCCGCCGGTTCCTGGCTGAAGTTCCGCAGTCGACGTCGCTGCCCTCCGGTGTCGACTTGCTCGACCACGATGCTCGCGACGCGCTGGCCGCCACGGCGACACCGTCGCTCGTGCTGGTCGGGTCGCGTGACCTGCTGACGCCGGTGTGGGCCGCCCGGCGGATCGCCACGTTCCTGCCCGACGCACGCCTCGAGGTCCTCCCGGGTGCAGGTCACCAGCTCATGCAGGAACGGCCCTTCGAAGTGGCCGAGCTGCTCGACGCGTTCGTCGCCCGGATCGGCGCCGCGCCGCCGCGACCCCTGGTCGATTCGGTGGCGAACTCGGCAACCAACGGCCAATCCGGCGCGCGCTGA
- a CDS encoding NAD(P)H-hydrate dehydratase, which produces MQPVVTPAEMGVIDAAAPEPVDVLIDRAGAAVARTARRMLGGTYGRRVVVVAGKGNNGADGRAAAARLREAGVRTVEVDAADPPPTLPPCDLVIDAAYGTGFRGSYEAPALTGPRPPVLAVDIPSGVSGLTGAASGSPMAADETVSFAAWKPGLLWGAGPELAGDVEVVDIGLDTSSATAHLLEPSDVAAWLPARPRESHKWKSAVWVVAGSAGMTGAAHLAARAAMRAGAGYVRLSSPGLADDGRRPIEAVGHDIAATGWSSDVIAQIDRFRALVVGPGLGVGDDVTTDVRALVAGATVSTLVDGDGLTALGAAAADTIARRNPEAGAVVLTPHDGEFARLAGDAPSEDRIGAARGLAAATGAVVLLKGSTTVVAHPDGQALVVCAGDARLATAGTGDVLSGVIGALLARGLPGFEAAAAGAWLHGRAARHGPSEGLVASDLPDLVPAVLAELAELTEPVAPVGRVGMVGNR; this is translated from the coding sequence ATGCAGCCCGTCGTCACGCCGGCCGAGATGGGTGTGATCGACGCGGCCGCTCCCGAACCCGTCGACGTCCTCATCGACCGCGCCGGCGCCGCGGTGGCACGGACCGCGCGGCGCATGTTGGGAGGCACGTACGGCCGGCGTGTCGTCGTCGTGGCCGGCAAAGGCAACAACGGCGCCGACGGCCGCGCCGCAGCGGCGCGGCTGCGGGAGGCAGGGGTCCGCACCGTCGAGGTCGACGCCGCAGATCCACCACCCACGCTTCCTCCGTGTGATCTGGTGATCGACGCCGCGTACGGCACCGGCTTTCGCGGCTCGTACGAAGCGCCAGCGCTGACCGGTCCGCGGCCTCCGGTGCTGGCCGTCGACATCCCGTCGGGCGTGTCGGGCCTGACTGGCGCGGCATCGGGGTCACCGATGGCGGCCGACGAGACGGTTTCGTTCGCGGCGTGGAAGCCCGGGTTGTTGTGGGGTGCCGGCCCCGAGCTGGCCGGCGACGTCGAAGTGGTCGACATCGGGCTCGACACCTCGAGCGCCACCGCCCACCTGCTGGAACCGTCCGACGTCGCCGCATGGTTGCCGGCGCGGCCCCGCGAGAGCCACAAGTGGAAGAGCGCCGTGTGGGTCGTCGCCGGGTCGGCAGGGATGACCGGCGCCGCGCACCTGGCTGCCCGCGCGGCGATGCGGGCGGGTGCGGGTTACGTGCGACTCTCGTCGCCGGGGCTCGCCGACGACGGACGTCGCCCCATCGAGGCGGTGGGCCACGACATTGCCGCCACTGGTTGGTCGAGCGACGTGATCGCGCAAATCGACCGCTTCCGCGCCCTGGTGGTCGGGCCTGGCCTCGGTGTCGGCGACGACGTCACCACCGACGTGCGCGCGCTCGTGGCCGGCGCGACGGTCTCCACGCTCGTCGACGGCGACGGCCTCACCGCGCTCGGGGCGGCCGCGGCCGACACGATCGCCCGACGCAACCCGGAGGCGGGCGCGGTGGTGCTGACCCCGCACGACGGTGAGTTCGCTCGATTGGCCGGCGACGCGCCGAGTGAGGATCGGATCGGTGCGGCCCGCGGGTTGGCCGCCGCGACCGGCGCCGTCGTGCTCCTCAAGGGCTCGACCACGGTCGTGGCGCACCCGGATGGGCAGGCACTGGTCGTGTGCGCCGGCGACGCCCGGCTGGCCACTGCCGGCACCGGCGACGTGCTGTCGGGTGTGATCGGCGCCCTGCTCGCTCGAGGCCTACCGGGGTTCGAGGCCGCCGCAGCAGGAGCGTGGTTGCACGGTCGCGCGGCCCGGCACGGGCCGAGCGAGGGCCTGGTGGCGTCCGACCTTCCCGACCTCGTTCCCGCGGTGCTGGCGGAGCTGGCCGAGTTGACCGAGCCCGTCGCACCCGTCGGTCGCGTTGGGATGGTGGGGAACCGGTGA